Proteins encoded within one genomic window of Nitrospina gracilis 3/211:
- a CDS encoding preprotein translocase subunit SecA: MFIGNWGRPGVASGLYPQKQKEQPGWLDTTWRHLTQLRGPEAIAPPPEAHEFLDQVTRLANEFRELSEKEIRNEAQAIRSSLHRQAFQPYFVARSFALVMEWFVRNENVRPGSGEILAGWGILYQRAVESCETDDNAVSIALSSLTAALAGFPVHVITATDHLVRRLSSRLSRICKELGVSIGEVVAGMEIPSRQEQYRAEIAFTTHKQVAFDYLRDHLASGGRRGRLQLHLDRLSEKEGRGQNLVLRGLCFAIIDELDTVLIDDARVPLLISRNTDLPGVRKVYEKALELSALLHIGTDFDVEESQPRVRLTPNGRIRIAQVTEHLGGMWSGVERSQDLIKQALTATHLFIRDRHYRVDNEKIHMEERALRALSIETSWQRGLLQLLELKEGLPSTGDRETLAKISYQELFQRYLHLGGISHTLMESRRELETLYPFKVMRIPKRNGSKRKAPYFHFYPQAERKWEAVAERVETLHRSGKSVLIAVRSLPMGELLASILAKRGLSCEVLKDNQNENEAFRLNEGRRPGSITVLLYSAGRGIRRAAPGQQGTFSGPHGILAECSESRRHERQLIQRCGAGDEQGDCDYFISLEDDLVQVFAPKWFVHVARRFGLSGNWVVRSLWSLTEWRVGRHHAAARAKLKDMDKQSGKMLAFSGRSE; the protein is encoded by the coding sequence ATGTTTATTGGAAACTGGGGCAGACCCGGCGTTGCCTCGGGCCTCTATCCGCAAAAACAAAAGGAACAACCAGGATGGCTGGATACAACTTGGCGCCACCTTACACAGTTACGTGGTCCGGAGGCCATTGCTCCTCCGCCGGAAGCACACGAATTTCTGGATCAAGTGACCCGCCTTGCAAATGAATTCCGGGAGCTTTCAGAAAAAGAAATACGAAATGAAGCTCAGGCCATACGGTCCTCCCTCCATCGTCAGGCATTCCAGCCTTATTTCGTAGCCAGAAGTTTTGCGCTGGTGATGGAGTGGTTTGTGCGCAATGAAAATGTGCGCCCGGGTTCCGGTGAAATTTTAGCGGGTTGGGGCATCCTTTACCAGAGGGCCGTTGAGTCCTGTGAAACCGATGACAACGCTGTTTCCATTGCGTTGTCCTCGCTCACCGCGGCACTTGCAGGCTTTCCGGTACACGTAATCACCGCAACGGATCATTTGGTTCGGCGCCTATCTTCACGTCTTTCCCGAATCTGCAAAGAATTGGGCGTTTCAATAGGGGAAGTGGTAGCGGGAATGGAAATCCCCTCCCGTCAGGAGCAGTATCGAGCAGAAATCGCATTCACCACCCACAAGCAGGTTGCATTTGATTACCTGCGGGATCACCTGGCTTCTGGGGGGCGGCGAGGCCGGCTCCAGTTGCACCTTGATCGTTTGAGTGAAAAGGAGGGACGCGGACAAAACCTGGTTCTCCGCGGATTGTGTTTTGCCATTATTGATGAACTGGATACGGTGTTGATTGATGATGCCCGGGTTCCGTTGCTGATTTCAAGAAATACGGACCTGCCCGGAGTACGGAAGGTTTACGAAAAAGCCCTGGAGCTTTCAGCGTTGCTTCATATCGGGACGGATTTCGACGTTGAGGAATCCCAGCCCCGTGTGCGCCTGACCCCAAATGGACGTATTCGAATTGCGCAAGTCACGGAACACCTTGGAGGAATGTGGTCGGGGGTAGAGCGAAGCCAGGATTTAATAAAACAGGCCCTCACTGCAACTCACCTGTTTATTCGGGACCGACATTACCGAGTGGATAATGAAAAAATTCATATGGAAGAACGGGCATTGCGTGCATTAAGTATTGAGACTTCCTGGCAGAGAGGCCTGTTGCAGTTGCTGGAATTAAAGGAAGGGCTTCCCAGTACCGGAGATCGGGAAACGCTTGCCAAAATTTCTTACCAGGAATTATTCCAGCGCTACCTGCATTTGGGCGGGATATCTCATACTCTGATGGAATCCCGAAGGGAGCTCGAAACATTGTATCCATTTAAAGTAATGCGAATCCCGAAAAGGAATGGTTCTAAAAGAAAAGCGCCATATTTTCACTTTTACCCCCAGGCCGAAAGGAAATGGGAAGCTGTTGCGGAGCGTGTCGAAACATTGCACCGCTCTGGAAAATCTGTGCTCATTGCAGTACGATCCCTTCCCATGGGTGAGTTGCTTGCATCCATCCTTGCCAAACGCGGACTTTCCTGCGAGGTTCTGAAGGACAATCAGAATGAAAATGAGGCATTTCGATTGAATGAGGGGAGGCGGCCGGGTTCCATTACCGTTTTGTTGTACTCGGCGGGCAGAGGAATTCGCAGGGCGGCCCCTGGTCAACAAGGTACTTTTTCCGGGCCGCATGGCATTCTTGCCGAATGCAGCGAATCCCGCCGGCATGAACGGCAACTGATCCAACGTTGTGGAGCGGGGGATGAGCAAGGCGACTGCGATTATTTCATTTCCCTGGAGGACGATTTGGTTCAGGTATTTGCACCTAAATGGTTTGTCCATGTTGCAAGGCGATTCGGTTTATCGGGGAATTGGGTTGTCCGTTCATTATGGAGTTTGACGGAATGGAGGGTGGGCCGGCATCATGCGGCGGCGCGCGCAAAACTGAAGGATATGGATAAACAATCCGGCAAAATGCTGGCTTTTTCAGGTCGTTCGGAATAA
- a CDS encoding HlyD family efflux transporter periplasmic adaptor subunit: MRPETGSETRGDPRRAFVDPAQWKRLSDAATPQEFADAWLSLQCSHIPGITRGVVVLGDPKTREYSPAAFWPEKKSVNLHLTGAVELAMQQRKGVMRNPGQANGKKNSSQLSYLAHPFLIGDDLYGTVAVEVATGNPNTLRTLMRQLQWGGAWVERFYRRDKDKTPSGNKHLATILELVASGLEKERFHDAANAVVTDMAVKLGCERVSLGFVKGTGMKVVALSHSAKFNKKTNLIRNICRAMEECLDQAATILYPSPDVSYPFINRVHGEFSKQHGKCGICTVPLVMHDRIIGALMYELSGGKQFTPEQTEVCEAIGQMVGPILYTKRRDDRNIVTKVAISFLSGLAGLFGPRNLGWKLFAILLAGAIMFFTFATTQFRVSADATLQGAVQRVMVSPLDGYVSEALVRPGDIVEEGQLLFTLDDKDLVLERLKWKSELEKYRRQYRDVLAKFDRSEIRILKAQIEQTQAKLELAEKQLARTKVKSPFHGVVVSGDLSQSLGAPVERGEVMFELAPLNAYRVLLHVDERNINHIKLGQKGRIVLSGAVEQQLPFEVNKITPVTETKEGGNFFRVEASLGATPAFLRPGMEGVGKIEIGERKLIWVLTREMMDWMRLQIWTWWP; the protein is encoded by the coding sequence ATGCGTCCAGAAACCGGGTCTGAAACCAGAGGCGATCCGCGCCGCGCTTTCGTCGATCCCGCACAATGGAAGCGGTTGAGTGACGCCGCCACCCCCCAGGAATTTGCGGACGCCTGGCTCTCCCTGCAATGCAGTCACATTCCCGGAATTACCCGTGGCGTGGTTGTGCTGGGTGATCCCAAAACCCGCGAATACTCCCCCGCGGCCTTCTGGCCTGAAAAAAAGAGTGTCAATCTTCATCTTACCGGTGCTGTGGAATTGGCAATGCAACAGCGCAAGGGAGTGATGCGCAATCCCGGACAGGCCAACGGCAAAAAGAATTCATCCCAATTATCCTACCTGGCCCATCCGTTTCTCATAGGCGACGATCTTTATGGAACGGTTGCGGTGGAAGTTGCGACCGGTAACCCAAACACACTGCGAACCCTCATGCGGCAGTTGCAATGGGGCGGTGCGTGGGTGGAGCGGTTTTACCGCCGAGACAAAGACAAAACCCCTTCCGGTAACAAACACCTTGCCACCATTCTGGAATTGGTGGCGAGCGGCCTGGAAAAGGAACGGTTTCACGACGCGGCCAACGCGGTGGTGACAGACATGGCGGTGAAGCTGGGGTGCGAACGGGTTAGCCTCGGATTCGTTAAAGGTACTGGTATGAAGGTGGTGGCGTTGTCCCACAGCGCCAAGTTCAATAAGAAGACCAATCTCATCCGCAATATTTGCCGGGCCATGGAGGAATGCCTGGATCAGGCCGCGACCATCCTTTACCCTTCGCCTGATGTTTCCTATCCTTTCATCAACCGGGTGCATGGCGAGTTTTCCAAGCAACACGGTAAATGCGGTATCTGCACGGTCCCTTTGGTGATGCATGACCGCATCATTGGTGCATTGATGTATGAGTTGTCTGGTGGCAAACAGTTCACCCCGGAGCAGACGGAAGTATGTGAGGCTATCGGCCAGATGGTCGGGCCCATACTGTACACCAAGCGACGCGATGACCGTAATATTGTCACCAAGGTTGCTATTTCTTTCTTGAGTGGATTGGCGGGCCTGTTTGGTCCGCGAAATCTGGGGTGGAAGCTGTTTGCAATCCTGCTGGCTGGCGCGATTATGTTTTTCACTTTCGCTACTACGCAGTTCCGCGTTTCGGCCGATGCGACCCTGCAGGGAGCAGTGCAACGGGTCATGGTATCTCCCCTGGATGGGTATGTTTCGGAAGCGCTTGTTCGTCCCGGGGACATTGTGGAAGAAGGACAGTTGCTGTTCACGCTGGACGACAAAGACCTGGTCCTGGAACGCCTTAAATGGAAAAGTGAGCTGGAAAAATACCGGCGTCAATACCGCGATGTGCTGGCGAAGTTTGACCGAAGTGAAATCCGCATCCTCAAGGCCCAGATCGAGCAGACCCAGGCCAAGCTGGAACTGGCGGAAAAGCAACTGGCCCGAACAAAAGTCAAATCTCCCTTTCATGGTGTGGTGGTGTCCGGCGACCTGAGCCAGTCACTGGGTGCGCCGGTGGAACGGGGGGAGGTGATGTTCGAATTGGCCCCCCTGAATGCGTACCGCGTTCTGCTGCATGTGGATGAACGCAATATCAACCATATCAAACTTGGGCAGAAAGGCAGGATCGTATTGTCGGGAGCCGTGGAACAGCAGCTTCCGTTCGAAGTGAATAAGATCACGCCTGTGACGGAAACGAAAGAAGGTGGCAATTTTTTCCGTGTTGAGGCGAGTTTGGGTGCCACTCCGGCATTTTTACGTCCCGGAATGGAGGGTGTGGGAAAAATTGAAATTGGAGAACGCAAACTCATCTGGGTGCTAACGCGTGAGATGATGGACTGGATGCGTCTTCAAATCTGGACGTGGTGGCCCTAA
- a CDS encoding FHA domain-containing protein → MDRIIIELLAPQGQAVESRHVFNRDRIRIGRAYSNDVIIDDLFVSPDHLLMQLKEGKVYLKDLASKNGTQVNGTPKFQDKIVTVNSGDVIGIGRTRFRFLLPDHPVESTKKMDRFMAFRDFIDRPWVPFVFSLAVIAVGAWMGRMVDPSDSFWKKEFYSIVIGFAASILSFAGILSLYTFFKYRRSYFVRNLVIADIGLFLGLILEGIDPFLYFWVLDETWVHALDYVINFMITLGMFWASVRLAKDSLTWRESFGLIWVPLILVFIAGYGESSRQMGFQNDPIYHSKLAPGMGPLFQPQSLDEFLNDGAEEFERLKED, encoded by the coding sequence GTGGACCGAATAATCATCGAATTGCTGGCACCTCAGGGACAGGCGGTGGAGTCGCGGCACGTATTCAACCGCGACCGTATCCGGATCGGCCGCGCCTATTCCAACGATGTGATCATCGATGATCTCTTTGTTTCTCCCGATCACCTGCTGATGCAATTGAAAGAAGGAAAGGTTTACCTCAAGGATCTTGCCAGCAAGAACGGCACGCAGGTGAACGGCACCCCGAAATTCCAGGATAAAATCGTGACCGTGAACTCCGGAGATGTCATTGGCATCGGGCGCACCCGGTTTCGGTTTTTGCTGCCGGACCACCCGGTGGAAAGCACAAAAAAAATGGACCGCTTCATGGCATTCCGGGATTTCATCGACCGCCCCTGGGTGCCTTTCGTTTTTTCGCTGGCGGTCATCGCGGTGGGCGCCTGGATGGGGCGGATGGTGGACCCCAGTGACTCCTTCTGGAAAAAGGAGTTCTACAGCATTGTCATCGGCTTTGCAGCCAGCATTCTTAGCTTCGCAGGCATACTCAGCCTATACACCTTCTTTAAATACAGAAGATCCTATTTCGTTCGCAATCTGGTGATCGCCGACATCGGGCTTTTTCTGGGGCTCATCCTGGAAGGCATCGATCCGTTCCTCTATTTCTGGGTGTTGGATGAAACATGGGTCCATGCGCTGGATTACGTAATCAACTTCATGATCACCCTCGGCATGTTTTGGGCCAGCGTGCGACTGGCAAAAGATTCCCTGACGTGGCGGGAATCCTTTGGATTGATCTGGGTGCCGTTGATTCTTGTCTTCATCGCGGGCTATGGAGAAAGCTCCCGGCAAATGGGGTTTCAAAACGATCCCATTTATCACAGCAAACTGGCGCCTGGAATGGGCCCCCTGTTTCAGCCACAATCTTTGGATGAGTTTTTAAATGACGGGGCCGAGGAATTTGAACGCCTTAAAGAGGATTGA
- a CDS encoding S1 family peptidase, which translates to MIQPSKTSRLPLFLFTFIFSIACGLLFTDQAHALTGTAQKVFQRNSQAVYQIRVIDIHSREKYVIGSGFRISRDGLFASNFHVISDVVDKPDQYRIEYFRKGRKVGNLTVEAIDVAHDLAILRGEPTRKKPVRLGSSKQKQGTGVYPMGNPLDVGMVVLEGTYNGLVGDRPYQHILLSAALNPGMSGGPAFDASGKVVGVNVAIEGNDLSYLVPVEYLIELKESVKTGRGSKNWPEVIQEQVLARYKHIIDKAVKSDWLFENLGALKVPQSILPGVVKCWGRSRSEDPSQNAFVFYGDKRCQSDRNIFLSSNLSTGTIGYSFFWLESQSLSSLEFYKRFSAQYAQGNFYPYATSGEVTKFSCHNSFVALASRNWKAAYCVRRYIKYPKLHDVFVSFAILGDSPRKYIIQVGMAGLTEPLARNFLNKFMGSIQWTE; encoded by the coding sequence ATGATCCAACCTTCCAAAACCTCGCGCCTTCCTCTTTTTCTCTTCACATTTATTTTCTCGATTGCATGCGGTTTGTTGTTCACGGATCAGGCCCACGCGCTCACCGGAACGGCGCAGAAAGTGTTCCAGCGCAACAGCCAGGCGGTGTACCAGATCCGCGTCATCGATATCCACTCGCGCGAAAAATACGTCATCGGGTCCGGTTTCCGCATCTCCAGAGACGGCCTGTTCGCTTCCAACTTTCATGTCATTTCAGACGTGGTCGATAAACCGGACCAGTACCGCATCGAGTACTTTCGCAAGGGCCGCAAGGTGGGCAACCTGACGGTCGAGGCCATCGACGTGGCGCACGACCTCGCCATTCTACGCGGCGAGCCTACGCGTAAAAAACCGGTGCGGCTTGGGTCGTCCAAACAGAAACAGGGGACGGGCGTGTACCCGATGGGAAACCCGCTGGATGTCGGCATGGTGGTGCTGGAAGGCACGTACAACGGCCTCGTTGGCGATCGTCCCTATCAGCACATCCTCTTGTCCGCAGCATTGAACCCGGGAATGAGCGGTGGTCCCGCTTTCGATGCCTCCGGTAAGGTGGTGGGAGTGAATGTAGCCATTGAGGGCAACGACCTCAGTTATCTCGTCCCTGTCGAATACCTGATCGAATTAAAGGAAAGCGTCAAAACCGGACGCGGTTCCAAAAACTGGCCAGAGGTCATTCAGGAACAGGTTCTCGCTCGGTACAAGCACATTATCGACAAGGCGGTGAAATCGGATTGGCTGTTCGAAAACCTGGGAGCATTGAAGGTCCCACAAAGCATCCTCCCTGGTGTGGTTAAGTGCTGGGGGCGGAGTCGGTCAGAGGATCCCTCTCAAAATGCGTTCGTCTTTTACGGCGACAAGCGGTGCCAGAGCGACCGGAATATCTTCCTGTCTTCCAACCTATCAACGGGCACCATCGGCTATTCTTTTTTCTGGCTGGAAAGCCAGAGCCTGAGTTCCCTCGAGTTCTACAAACGCTTCTCCGCCCAATACGCACAGGGAAACTTTTACCCTTATGCGACCAGCGGCGAAGTCACCAAATTCTCCTGTCACAACAGTTTTGTAGCGCTCGCTTCGCGGAACTGGAAAGCGGCGTATTGCGTGCGGCGTTACATCAAATACCCCAAACTGCATGACGTGTTTGTGAGTTTTGCCATACTGGGCGACTCACCCCGCAAATATATCATCCAGGTAGGGATGGCCGGGCTGACGGAGCCTCTGGCCCGGAATTTTTTAAATAAATTCATGGGAAGCATCCAGTGGACCGAATAA
- a CDS encoding efflux RND transporter periplasmic adaptor subunit, translating into MSDFDCVIEPFMTVELSTSIRGTLEDVSVKRGDLVKKGQVVARLRSGVEEAGVELARAQAESKTQIQISKERFALSQRKLKRVNELYEKNMVPKNEQDEAETEKILAELEVLRAEEGYKIAGLELERAKEVLDLRSIVSPINGVVVERLKSPGEFVEEQPVVKLAQIDPLNVEVIAPIAYLGKIKTGMKATVLPENPVGGKYKAEVKIVDSVVDAASGTFGIRLELPNPKHKVVAGLKCGVQFPIK; encoded by the coding sequence ATGAGTGACTTCGATTGTGTCATCGAACCTTTCATGACGGTGGAGTTGAGCACTTCCATTCGTGGGACTTTGGAGGATGTGTCGGTCAAACGAGGCGACCTGGTGAAAAAAGGCCAGGTGGTGGCGCGATTGCGATCCGGCGTCGAGGAGGCGGGAGTGGAACTGGCCAGAGCGCAGGCCGAATCCAAAACCCAGATTCAGATCAGCAAAGAACGTTTTGCATTGAGCCAGCGGAAACTCAAGCGGGTCAATGAGCTTTACGAAAAAAACATGGTTCCCAAGAATGAACAGGATGAGGCGGAAACGGAAAAAATCCTCGCAGAATTGGAAGTCCTGCGCGCAGAGGAGGGGTATAAGATTGCGGGGCTGGAATTGGAGCGCGCGAAGGAGGTGCTGGACCTGCGTAGCATTGTGAGCCCGATCAACGGTGTCGTTGTGGAAAGGCTGAAATCGCCGGGTGAATTTGTGGAAGAGCAACCGGTGGTGAAGCTGGCACAGATCGACCCGCTGAACGTGGAGGTCATCGCGCCCATTGCCTATCTTGGAAAAATCAAAACGGGGATGAAGGCAACTGTGTTGCCGGAAAATCCTGTAGGGGGAAAATACAAGGCGGAAGTTAAAATTGTGGACTCGGTGGTCGATGCGGCCAGCGGCACGTTCGGCATCCGTCTGGAATTACCCAACCCGAAACACAAAGTCGTCGCCGGCCTCAAATGCGGGGTGCAATTCCCAATCAAATAG
- a CDS encoding calcium-binding protein — MISDEGATAGDGDVTITDTLPAVLNGLAATADIWIQGLSPAGIAYGTDGNFYDGITYWTGSGADTISIDGSHLVNGERTTTTLNTGLGNDNVTVDLDDGEDGFFVLNTMGGAESANPALLDGTESDDDDVDASDSTLPLTIFGGIGNDTVLSGSADDIIFGDFGRVIYTNALGAVVAVHGFGGRGDRVSSDILPTSLMFSLHRDLGGSDTISGRAGGDEIFGGNSGDTLYGDDATESSGTDDKIDVIFGDNGVIELEDGMYAKIKTTDTTDATGGADTIEGNADDDIVLAGVNGSVDVIHGNDSKDVILGDNGELDFSVDGDLTTLDTVRTTDTHLGGEDHIFGFGDDDLIFGGTGDDQIHGGTENDIIFGDFGYAELIDNIVRYVVTIDRTEGGMDTIWGDEHEDLVVGGANSDRLDGGEGRDLLFGDNVELDRLGALFTDYTNPRFRTLTGDRMYGETPGVDDGEVLVASTHYVDPTGSAVWADFEITLLDHSATDEAVGLNNFGDDYMAGGAGDDQMFGMLGDDTMQGDGSIDLPYDVTAYRTALNMLMGNPSVENALTDGDDYIEGNGGTDVIFGNLGQDDIIGGSSNLFSLLTAEQRPDGMDILFGGAGTDLARNDMGDDTLAEGHALDSDAIAGDNANIFRLLQSADPTQFESFNYDNYSATLRIIPRPVEFLDYTQGGPDIMGVDAASLGDIGDNDEIHGESGDDFIYGMVGNDVLYGEGQDDDIIGGWGHDWISGGTGSDGVLGDDGRIYTSRNTPTTEGQFAEPLYGIETVETDQEISSNSPWFNATIHAEGELKKTVNLTPFNVDPNATQSPLYNAQYADDIIYGGLGDDFLHGGSGDDAISGAEALATSAATVYPDIGTTDPNRTDGVSIVTGYFTPFNPGNVLSFEALVAEEFASYDENDPRRKIMINGWEFFLNFDETEGPIAEGSTLPTDGNDRIFGDLGNDWIVGGTGRDHTYGGYGNDLLNNDDNHNSTAGTGDPEANDEVDGPEYSYEDISLGGAGRDILIANTAGDRQVDSTGEYNSFVVPQSPFGPGSATRGMEPGMIQFFYDLSEADGVDPTRAADTGSDPERNGEPHGELGLVTQQDPDWGDQHGAPDDPQAGNGKKKSDLNGPRTAEPNSTTTTASSTEMQKGKKNGHDNNVETTASSEPEPTTTESETLVFDDGSGSFQEMATTDEGWVLDSSTITNPEGTTYNVFDMTEEEYLLFISTVGAIDDDGDHTQVLIDWDAL, encoded by the coding sequence ATGATCTCCGACGAGGGCGCAACGGCCGGCGACGGCGATGTCACCATCACCGACACGCTCCCGGCGGTGCTCAACGGTCTGGCCGCCACCGCCGACATCTGGATTCAGGGCTTGTCCCCGGCGGGCATCGCTTACGGCACCGACGGCAATTTCTACGATGGCATCACCTACTGGACGGGCTCCGGTGCGGACACGATCTCCATCGACGGCTCGCACCTCGTCAACGGCGAGCGCACCACGACCACGCTCAACACCGGCCTCGGCAACGACAACGTGACTGTGGACCTCGACGACGGCGAGGACGGGTTCTTCGTGCTCAACACCATGGGCGGTGCGGAGTCGGCCAACCCCGCTCTGCTGGACGGCACCGAATCCGATGACGATGATGTCGATGCCTCCGATTCGACCCTGCCGCTGACCATCTTCGGCGGCATCGGTAACGATACGGTTCTGAGCGGCAGTGCCGACGACATCATTTTCGGCGACTTCGGCCGCGTCATCTACACCAACGCGCTGGGTGCGGTGGTGGCGGTTCACGGATTCGGCGGACGTGGTGACCGCGTCTCCAGCGACATCCTGCCGACCAGCCTGATGTTCAGCTTGCACCGCGACCTCGGTGGATCGGACACCATCTCCGGACGCGCGGGCGGTGATGAAATCTTCGGCGGCAACAGCGGCGACACGCTGTACGGCGACGACGCGACGGAGTCCTCCGGCACCGATGACAAGATCGACGTCATCTTCGGCGACAACGGCGTCATCGAGCTCGAAGACGGCATGTATGCCAAGATCAAAACCACGGACACGACCGATGCCACCGGCGGCGCGGACACCATCGAAGGCAACGCCGATGACGACATCGTACTCGCCGGCGTCAACGGCAGTGTCGATGTGATCCACGGCAACGACAGCAAGGACGTGATCTTGGGCGACAACGGCGAACTGGACTTCAGCGTGGACGGCGACCTGACCACGCTCGACACCGTTCGGACCACCGACACGCACCTGGGCGGCGAGGACCACATCTTCGGTTTCGGTGACGACGACCTGATCTTCGGCGGCACCGGCGACGACCAGATCCACGGCGGCACCGAGAACGACATCATCTTCGGCGATTTCGGTTACGCGGAATTGATCGACAACATCGTGCGCTACGTGGTCACCATCGACCGCACCGAAGGCGGCATGGACACGATCTGGGGTGACGAGCACGAGGACCTGGTGGTCGGCGGTGCGAACTCCGACCGGCTGGACGGCGGCGAGGGCCGCGACCTGCTGTTCGGCGACAACGTCGAACTCGACCGGCTGGGCGCCTTGTTCACCGATTACACCAACCCGCGTTTCCGCACGCTGACCGGCGACCGCATGTACGGCGAGACGCCGGGTGTGGACGACGGCGAGGTGCTGGTGGCTTCCACGCATTATGTGGACCCGACGGGCTCGGCGGTGTGGGCGGATTTCGAAATCACCCTGCTCGATCATTCAGCCACCGATGAAGCCGTCGGACTCAACAACTTCGGCGACGACTACATGGCGGGCGGCGCGGGCGACGACCAGATGTTCGGCATGCTCGGCGACGACACCATGCAGGGCGACGGAAGCATCGATCTTCCTTACGACGTCACCGCCTACCGCACGGCACTCAACATGCTGATGGGCAACCCGTCGGTCGAAAACGCGCTGACCGACGGCGACGATTACATCGAGGGCAACGGCGGCACCGACGTCATCTTCGGCAACCTCGGTCAGGACGACATCATCGGCGGCAGTTCAAACCTGTTCAGCCTGCTCACGGCGGAACAGCGGCCGGACGGCATGGACATCCTGTTCGGCGGCGCGGGCACCGACCTGGCGCGCAACGACATGGGCGACGACACTCTCGCCGAAGGCCACGCACTGGATTCGGATGCGATTGCCGGCGACAACGCGAACATCTTCCGGCTGTTGCAATCGGCCGACCCGACGCAGTTCGAGTCGTTCAACTATGACAACTATTCGGCGACCTTGCGCATCATCCCGCGGCCGGTTGAATTCCTGGATTACACACAGGGTGGCCCGGACATCATGGGCGTGGATGCGGCGAGCCTGGGTGACATCGGCGACAACGACGAAATTCATGGCGAGTCCGGCGACGACTTCATCTACGGCATGGTCGGCAACGACGTGCTGTACGGCGAAGGCCAGGACGACGACATCATCGGTGGCTGGGGCCACGACTGGATTTCCGGCGGTACGGGCAGTGACGGTGTGCTGGGCGACGACGGGCGCATCTACACCAGCCGGAATACTCCCACCACCGAAGGCCAGTTTGCGGAGCCGCTGTACGGGATTGAGACGGTGGAGACGGACCAGGAAATCAGCTCCAACAGCCCGTGGTTTAACGCGACCATTCATGCCGAAGGCGAACTCAAGAAAACGGTCAACCTGACACCGTTCAACGTGGACCCGAACGCGACGCAGAGCCCGCTCTACAATGCGCAGTATGCGGACGACATCATTTACGGCGGGCTGGGCGACGACTTCCTGCACGGTGGGTCGGGCGACGATGCCATCTCCGGCGCGGAAGCGCTGGCGACCTCGGCCGCGACAGTGTACCCGGATATTGGCACCACCGATCCCAACCGCACCGACGGCGTCAGCATCGTTACGGGTTACTTCACGCCGTTCAACCCGGGCAACGTGCTGAGCTTCGAGGCCTTGGTGGCGGAGGAATTCGCGTCTTACGATGAAAACGATCCACGCCGAAAAATCATGATCAACGGTTGGGAGTTCTTCCTCAACTTCGACGAGACGGAAGGCCCGATCGCGGAGGGAAGCACCCTGCCGACAGATGGCAACGACCGTATCTTCGGCGACTTGGGCAACGACTGGATTGTCGGCGGCACGGGCCGCGACCACACCTACGGCGGATACGGCAACGACCTGCTGAACAACGACGACAACCACAATTCGACGGCAGGCACCGGCGATCCGGAAGCCAACGATGAAGTCGATGGTCCTGAGTACAGCTATGAGGACATTTCTCTAGGCGGGGCCGGTCGAGACATTTTGATTGCTAATACGGCGGGGGATCGGCAGGTCGACTCTACCGGTGAATACAACAGCTTCGTCGTTCCTCAATCGCCGTTTGGTCCGGGGTCCGCAACGCGCGGAATGGAGCCGGGGATGATCCAGTTCTTCTACGACCTGTCGGAAGCCGATGGCGTCGACCCGACCCGTGCGGCGGATACGGGAAGCGATCCGGAACGCAATGGCGAGCCGCATGGCGAACTGGGTCTCGTCACTCAGCAGGACCCGGATTGGGGCGACCAGCATGGCGCGCCGGACGATCCGCAGGCGGGTAATGGCAAGAAAAAGTCAGATTTGAACGGCCCACGCACGGCGGAGCCGAACAGCACCACCACGACGGCTTCCAGCACTGAAATGCAGAAGGGCAAGAAAAACGGTCATGACAATAATGTCGAAACCACGGCCTCTTCGGAACCCGAACCGACGACCACCGAAAGCGAAACGCTGGTGTTCGACGACGGGTCCGGCTCCTTCCAGGAGATGGCCACCACGGATGAGGGCTGGGTTCTGGATAGCTCGACCATCACCAACCCGGAGGGGACCACCTATAATGTGTTCGACATGACCGAGGAGGAATACCTGCTGTTCATCTCGACCGTCGGCGCCATTGATGACGACGGCGACCACACCCAGGTGTTGATCGACTGGGACGCCCTTTAA